ACAACCCAATTGGTGGAAAAAGGCTACGCCGTGGTCATTTGCGACCAAGTAGAAGACGCATCGGAAGCTGTCGGTTTGGTGAAGCGCGAAGTAACCCGTATCCTCACACCAGGGACTTTGCTGGAAGAGGGAATGTTAAAATCAAGTCGTAATAATTACCTTGCGGCTGTGGTAATTGCGGTAAATCATTGGGGTTTAGCTTATGCAGACATCTCGACAGGGGAATTTCTCACCACTCAAGGAAGTGATTTAGAACACCTGACACAGGAGTTAATGCGGTTGCAACCTTCCGAAGTTGTGGTTCCCACAAACGCCCCTGATTTGGGTAGCTTGCTGCGTCCGGGTGAAAGTTCGCCCCATCTTCCCCCATGTTTACCACCATCATTTTGTTATAGCTTGCGATCGCAACTTCCCTTTTCCCAAGGCGAAGCTAGATCCAAATTACTCGAAAAATTCAAAGTGCGATCGCTTGAAGGACTCGGTTGTGATCATCTTCCTTTAGCTGTGCGGGCGGCTGGTGGTCTGCTGGAATATGTGGAAGATATGCAAAGAGTCAACCCGGTTGTCCTGCAACAGTTACGCACATATACTATTACTGATTATTTAATTGTTGATAATCAAACTCGCCGTAACCTGGAAATTACGCAAACAGTCCGGGATGGCACATTTCACGGTTCCCTGCTGTGGGCATTAGATAGAAGTAGCACAGCGATGGGTGGACGGGCGTTGCGGCGCTGGTTATTGCAACCCCTAATTGATACTAAAGGCATTGGGGCGCGGCAAAATACCATCCAAGAGTTGATGGAAAATACACCTCTGCGTCAAGATTTGCGGCAATTATTACGGCAAATTTACGATTTGGAACGACTAACGGGAAGGGCTGGTTCTGGGACTGCGAACGCTAAAGATTTAGTCGCTTTGGCTGATTCCCTCTCACGCTTACCGCAATTATCCCACTTGGTGACTGATGCGCGATCGCCTTTCTTAAAAGCTTTGCAAAAAGTCCCGGTAGAATTATCAGAACTAGCCCAAAAGTTACACGCCCATCTTGTCGAGTCGCCACCCATACACATTAAAGAAGGTGGTTTAATTCGTGCTGGAATGAATCCCATGTTGGATGAGCGAAAAGCCACAGTAGAATCAGACCAACAATGGATTGCGAATTTAGAAGTTGATGAACGGGCAAAAACTGGCATCCCCAATTTAAAGGTAGGATTTAATAAAACCTTTGGTTATTACATTAGTATTTCTCGTTCTAAATCTGACCAAGTACCTGAGAATTACATCCGTAAGCAAACTTTAACTAATGAGGAACGTTACATCACCCCAGAGTTGAAAGAACGGGAAGCGCGGATACTCACAGCGCGGGATGATTTAAATGAGTTGGAATATGAGATTTTTGTGGAGTTGCGGGAAGAGGTAGGAGAACAGGCGGAAATTATCCGCAATATTTCTCGTGCTGTAGCGGCGGCGGATGTATTATGTGGTTTGGCTGAGTTGGCTGTACAGCAAGGTTATTGTCGTCCGGATATGGTTGAGGGACGGGAAATTATGATTGTGGATGGTCGTCACCCGGTGGTGGAACAGTCTTTACCTGCTGGGTTTTTTGTGCCGAATTCTACACAGTTGGGAAGGGAAGAAGGCGCAGAGGAGAAGAAACCGGATTTAGTAATTTTGACTGGGCCGAATGCGAGTGGTAAAAGTTGTTATTTGCGTCAGGTGGGGTTGATTCAATTGATGGCGCAAATTGGTAGTTTTGTGCCGGCGCGGTTGGCGAGGTTGGGAGTGTGCGATCGCATTTTCACTCGTGTCGGTGCTGTGGATGATTTGGCTACAGGTCAATCTACCTTTATGGTGGAGATGAATGAAACCGCGAATATTCTCAATCATGCTACTGCTAAATCTCTAGTATTGTTAGATGAAATTGGTCGAGGAACAGCAACTTTTGATGGTCTTTCTATTGCTTGGGCGGTAGCAGAATATATAGCTGTGGATATTCGGGCGCGGACGATTTTTGCTACTCATTATCATGAGTTAAATGAACTGGCTAGCATTCTCCCGAATGTCGCAAATTATCAGGTGACAGTCAAAGAATTACCCGACAGAATTATTTTTCTACACCAAGTTCAACCGGGGGGTGCGGATAAATCCTATGGTATTGAAGCCGGACGGTTAGCGGGTTTACCAGATGTAGTAATTCAACGCGCCAAACAAGTCATGGGACAAATTGAGAAACATAGTAAAATTGCAATGGGACTGCAAAATATGGATTAATTCCTCTCTGCGTCTCTGCGCCTCTGCGTGATACTAATCACTATTTTCACTCAGATAGAACGGAGATAGGACTCCTATTTGCAAACCACATCCGCCGACCTGCTGCGGTTAAATTTGCTTCACAAACCTCAGTCAAACATAGCAATTCATCACCTTTTATATGTCCGGGGTTCCTTTCCTGGAAAAATTTAATATGTGGGTCATTTAATCGCTCCTTGGGAATTTCCTTGAGTTTTTCAGATAATATTTGCGGATGAGATAAGCGGACAATGCCAGTTTCTTGAAAATAGCGATCGCCAAATCGTTCCCATGCTAAAAAATCCATTAAACTAGAGACATTCTCAGGAATTTGAGCATCATAACGCGGATAAAATGTTTGCCAAAAAATCGGTAAAAATCGATAAGTGCGATAACCACCGGAAATTAATAACCAGTAGAGTTTACCATGTGCATATATAGAACTCAGTTGATTAATTGCCGCAATCCAACTGCGTGATAATGTTGAACTCGACCACACACTAGGATCTACAATGGTATCGCCAGAATAGATCACACTAATATGATCACCTGCAAACTCAGTATTATACAACAATATAGTTGAAAAACCTTTAATTATATTAGTGTCTTCTTCATATAGGTAAAGCACCCAATTTTTATTCTTTAAATCTTGATAAAACACATCATATTCAATTCCTGGAAAATGCTGATTCAGTAAATTAAACATAGCATCAATTTCGCCAGGCAATAATTTATTTATAGGCACTAATTGAGTTTTCATAAAATTAAATTATCTGAAAATAAAAATTACGGGAGGATGGAAAAAATTAATTCCCAATCACTCTTTAAATTTAAAGCAGGTGGTTTAATATCTCCTAGACGTTGCCCTCGTGATAAAGCATAATTAATATAGGTAGCGAGTGGATTTTTAACTCGCACAGTTTCTAATTGTCCTAACTGTCGTAATTTACGTGCATATTCGTATTGAGGATTTGCGGCTAAAGCCAAATCTAATTGTAGTCCTTGAGTTATAGTACTATTGGCATCATATTCGTCTCCATCTAGAAATAATACGTAATGTGGATGAGGTTTTATATGCGGTACAAGCATCGCAAAACCACGTTGTTTTCCTAAACACGATAGTACAAAGTCTTCTGTTAACTTCTCTCCGCACAAATCGCTAACTATTCCTCCACGTCCCACAAATTCTAATAAAGGTGTAGCTTGAAACCAACCCTTGACCAAAACTTTATCGCCTAAATCATAGCGATATAATCCCGAAGCAGTGGTGATGACAACTCGATAGATTTCTCCTAAAACTAACTGATGACATAATCTCGGTTGTTCATTGTCATCCAGAAACTCATAAAATCCACTATCGATAGCTAGGACTGGTGTATTACAACCCACCAAAGGTATGGTGACAACTCCTTCTGTGGCTAAAAGTCCCTTACCTTGAATCAAAACATGAGGAAATAAATCTTGCAACTGGCTAATAAAGGCTTTCGCGGCTGCATCAGTCCAACAGCTAATTACTGATAATTTTTGCCAGACTTTTTGGAAGTTAATTATATCATTAAAAACAGCTTGTTTTAAAAATTCGGCTCGTTCTGGTGAAAATATCTTAGATGTACTTTTACCCGTGGCAATATCAGCAATTAAATCCTCGTATTTTAATTGAATTTCTTCGATGATTTGCAGTAAAAATGTGGGACTCCATACCGAAATAAAACTTATATCTTCCGCAGCTAGTAAATATAATGCTGTGAGATATCGCCACTCTTTAATATCAGCAACCATAGACACTTCTGGCGGTACAGCTAAAAGATGAAGAATACAATCTTCTAATTTTTGACCAAAATAAGCAGCATCACTTACCATGCCAATAGGAATGCCACTGGGAGTGTGATTTGACTGACGAGTTACTGGACTAATCGCCCAATATGTGCGCCCTAATTTAATCTCTGGTTTTTGCTGTAATAAATCGGCTATCCAAGGTAATATGGCTTGTTGAAATGCGGCTAAACCTGTGGCGGTGTATGGGATTAATTTCGCGCCTTGAGTACTTCCGCCAGTCATTTCAAAAGCTACTATTCCTTCATGGCACAGGACTTGGATTCTTCCGTCGGCTATTTGTTGAATATAAGGGGCTAAATCTGCATATTCATGAATAGGAATACGTGCAGCATATTCTTCATAGCTAGTGATGCTGGTAAATTCATATTTTTCGCCAAATATAGTATGGCGATTGTTATAGATGATTTCTTTTAATTTGTTTGTCTGGGTGTATAGTGGGTTTTTTAATTTTTGGGAAAATTCTTCTAGGGAGGGTGTTACTTGGGTTTGGATTTTTTGCCAATAATTAGACATATTTAAATTTTTGGCTTTGCTTAGGGAAAATATAAATTAGTGTCACGCAGAGGCGCAGAGGCGCAGAGTAGAAGAGTTAAAGAAATGTATCAGCAAGTCCTAATTTTTTATCTACTTTAGTCTTTTCTAGGAGATGCTAATTAGGGCTTGACATGACAAATTTATTTGGTGGGTGTTATTTCTAAACCAATGGGAGTTTCGTCTTGGCGCAAACTAGCGCGGACAAACTTCCAGAGAAAAGATGAATAGGATTTGCCGGTTACACGTCTATGAATTCGGGGAAGTATGAGTTTATGCAGTTTGGGTAAGTTGTAGCTGGGAATACTGGGAAATAAATGGTGTTCGAGATGAAAGTTTTCATGAACTAGCAAAAACTGCACAATGGGGTGTGCTTCGATGCTGCGACTGGCTAAAAAGGGGTCTGTTGCATCGGTAATACCATGCTGGGTTAAACCCCGAATATTAATCGTGAAGTTAGTCAGGATGAATGGGACTACCCAGGTAATGAAAAAAAGTTGTAATGGGACAAATTGCCAGATAATTATATAGGTGACGATTAAAAATAAGTATTCAGTAAAAACTTTAATGCGTTCTTGAGTGTTGCCATAACGCCAAGCTAAGGAAGGGACAAAAATTAAATATAATATAGTTGCCCACAATAATCTGTTGTAGTGCAGTAACCAAATTAATTTGGGATTATTGGTGTAATTGTGATAGTCATCTGGGTCATTTTCATCCCCCAAATGTTCGTGATGACGCAAGTGCATTGAACGATAAGCACTAAAGGATATAAAGCCGGCAATTCCCATGACGGTAGCTGCTAAATCATTCAGCCATTTTTGGGGAAATAAGATATCGTGTACGCCTTCATGTATGAGTAAAAACATGGCATTCATGGCTAAGGCGACAAGTATTACCCCAAAGCCGTATTCTACAGTTGCTAAATTCCAGCTTAGACCTTGAGTATAAGCCTTTACTTCCACTGATACACCAACTACTGCGGTTAAGGGAAATATTAAATAGAGAAAATGATGCCACGGGACACTTTTTTGTAAAGCGCGAATTTCTGACTCAATTCCCTGAGATACAGCCTTTCGGGCTTCCAGGGTTGTCAATTTCTGCGGGGAGTTGATATTCATAAAGCCATTTTCTCGCCAAGATGATTTGCTGCACTGTTAACGTTATAATCACGAACCAGTTTATCAGGGGAAGTATGAATTTGTGCAGCTTCGGTAAGTTGTCACTGGGGTGGTACAGTCCAATTTCTTCCCCCTGCTTCTTCTGTTCCCTCGGAATAATTACTCATGACTAACTTTGACTACTTTCTTGATTTTTTAAAATGTTCTAAATAAACCGCAACATTTCTCAAAATTTTGTTACCTTCTTGTTAAGAATAGTTACAATTGTCTTAACACAGGAAATATTTATTATGGAAGTTTCACTTGAGAAGAATGCACCACATCAGGTTGTAATCATTGGTGGTGGCTTTGGTGGACTGTATACAGCAAAGACTCTTGCGAAAGCGAATGTAAATATTACTCTGATCGATAAACGTAACTTTCACCTATTTCAGCCGCTTTTATATCAAGTAGCCACAGGGACGCTATCACCTGCGGATATTTCCTCTCCATTGCGATCTGTACTCAGAAAAAGCAAGAATACACAAGTGTTGTTGGGAGAAGTAAATAATATTGATCCCAAAGCGCAACAAGTTATTTTGGATGATAAAGTAATACCTTACGATACATTAATTGTCGCCACAGGTGCTAATCATTCCTATTTTGGTAAGGATGAATGGAAAGACTTTGCGCCTGGGTTGAAAACTGTTGAAGATGCGATAGAAATACGTCGTCGCATATTTTCGGCATTTGAAGCCGCAGAAAAAGAAAATGATCCCGAAAAACGCCGGGCTTTGTTGACTTTTGTGATTGTGGGGGCTGGTCCGACTGGTGTAGAATTAGCAGGTGCGATCGCAGAGTTGGCATACAAAACGCTCCACGAAGATTTCCGCAATATCAGCACCTCAGAAACGAGAATTTTAATATTGCAAGGGCGCGATCGCATTCTCCCATACATTTCGCCAGATTTATCGCAAGCAGCAGCAGAAGCTTTGGAATCGTTGGGTGTGGAGGTCCATACTAAAGCCAGAGTCACAAATATTGAAAATAACATCGTTACTTTCAAGGAAGGCGGTGAAGTCAAAGAAATTGCCTCAAAAACTATATTGTGGGCAGCCGGTGTAAAAGCTTCCACAATGGGTCATGTTTTACAACACACTACAGATGTAGAATGCGATCACGCCGGACGTGTGATGGTAGAACCGGACTTGACTATCAAGGGTTATAAAAACATTTTCGTAGTGGGAGATTTAGCCAACTTCTCCCATCAAAATGGTCAACCCTTACCTGGTGTTGCACCTGTAGCCAAACAACAAGGAGAGTATGTAGCTAAACTCATTCAAAAACGGGTTAAAGGTCAGACTTTGCCACAATTTCATTACAATGACGTGGGTAGTTTGGCGATGATTGGGCAGAATTTAGCTGTTGTAGATTTAGGCTTAATCAAACTCAAAGGTTTCATTGCTTGGGTATTTTGGCTAGTAATTCACATCTACTTTTTAATCGAGTTTGACACTAAAGTAGTAGTAGTAATTCAGTGGGCGTGGAATTATATCACTCGTAATCGTCGTTCTAGATTGATTACAGGTCGAGAAGCTTTTGTCGAAGCCCAAAGTGTTGAAAATAGCAGTGCTTACCAGACTCCAGAAAAGAAGCAGCCAATCAAGCTTTAGGATTTTGGCTTTGTAGTCCCACAGCATTAAACTCTATCCACAGACCCGCCATTTGTCTCAATATTGACTCCCATAATTTAGTGTGAAGTTACTGGCGGGTTGTCAATTTCTGGGGGGAGATAAAGCCATTTTCTCGCCAAAATGATTTGCTGCACAGTTAATGCTAGGATTACCAACCAAGTTATCAGCATGATGCCTTGATATTCTGGTTTCCCTGGGACAAAGTATACTGCTCCTGTGTCCGAATGCACATTAGTTAACATATAATATGCAAAGTATGCTTCTATGAGAAACATGACTCCCATAATGCGGAAGTTCCAGGAAACAGCTTGATCAATATCTGTTTGGGTTGTGGCTGTGAATATTAATCCCAAAATCAAAACTGCGCTGAATAAATCATGGGCAATGCCATAATATGGATGCCAGTTATGACCAAAGTACATCATCCCTAATTCTACTACTGCTCTTAGTGCCATATTGCACCACACAATCCAGTATAATCGCCGCCATTTATGGGATATTCGGCTATCTATAGCAATTAAAAGGGGTAAAAAATACCAAAACCACAAGGCATAACCAAGCCAAAAAATTTTGGGTAAGGCGATGGAACCACCTAAGCCGTGGTGAGAGTTTTGGAAGTTATAAAAAATTGTCCCGCTGGTTGTCAGGGCAATGATGATTAAATAGTAGAGTGGTTTGAGCATATTTTTTGATTTTTGAACCACAGAGGACGCAGAGAACACAGAGGAAGAGTGTCAAAGCATCATATCTATATGATGTTCTATGCCGGCGGGTGGTGGGGGTGAGTCGCTGTTTTCGTTACATTTGTCACTTTGTCGCCATTTGAGGATGTAGGGTAAAAGTAAGTCGGCTTGGGTGAATTTGTAGTTGGTTGTGGGGAAGCGGTTGATGTTTGCTTGCTGCAATGCCATCATTTTTACGTCTTGTTGAATGATGAAGTGTGATAGGGGTGCGAAAAAGAGTTTGATTAACCATCCTATGGGTTGGACTCGAAAGCTAATAACGGTGTGAACTTCGGTTAGGCGATCGCCTATCGGTGTACAAGAGGAAGTGATAATATAATGACGTTCATCGGAGAAGATGTAATCAACTCGACTGGTCGCAGGCGCGATGAAACGGTCGGTATGTTGCATTTGGGTGCGTTTTTGACTTAAAAGCCACCAAACCACGGCGCTTTCGCGCGGTTCCTCTAAATATTCAGCCACAGCACCATCTGCTAAACTTTGGACAATGGCTTTTACAGGTTTAGCTTTGGGAGTCCGAAACCAAAAGCGATGCACAAAAGTTGCATGAGGACAGTCGAGAAAGTTTTCTAAACAAGCATCAACAGGTGCTAAAAACCGCGTTTTCATGCGAAAGCTTGTCCACCCTGGTGCATCTAAATAGGGGAATTTTACAGGGTGTGGGGTAGCGGGTGTATCAGCTAAACATACCCAGACATAGCCATCTTGTTCTAAGCAATGATATTTTTTGATACTTAAGTTACTGGCAATTTTACAGTCTGGCGGTAAAGCTGGAACTTTGTTGACTATGCCATCAGTATTATATTGCCAGCCATGATAAGGACATTCTATAGATTCTTGACATACTTTTCCCGCAGAAAGAGGGGCGTGTCGGTGGGCGCATCTATCTTCGAGGGCTGCGACTTTACCCGATGCAGTGCGGAATATAACAACGGGGATAGATGCAATTGTAGCGCTGAGTGGTTTCTGCTTCAGTTCCAGGGAACGACAGACTATGTACCAATAACGATGACCGATAAACATAATTTTGTGTCACGCAAAGGCGCAAAGACGCAAAGGGTAAGAGTTTGAGAGATGAAATTTTTAACTCCCGATAAATAAAGAAATACTAAATTATTTAGGCTGGTTTATTTGGTTGTATAAGATGATGATATTGATTAAGCTGTAATTGTTGATGTTGAATATTTTCGTCTCCACACCAATGTATTTCTACTGGAATTGTCTCTTCTTGAGAGTTACCTAAACCAAATAATAAACGTTTATCACCTTGGGCAGAAAATCCATTTGATGCTTGCACTTCGCGTAATTGTTTACCACTTTTTGAATTAATAATTACTTGTGTACCCACAGCATCACGATTACAAGTTTTACCATTACCAGCTAAATCTAACCCTAACCATAATTTTGCTGCTGAATCATTACGATAAATTGATACTGGGTGAAATTGATGTGTAACTAAAGCATCTAAATCACCATCATTATCTAAATCTGTTAATGCAATACCTCTAGAATTTCCTAATTCTTTCCAACCCACTTGGGAAGCGACATCAAGAAAACGTTTCCCTTGATTGAGATATACTCGATTCTGTTCATAGGGAAAAATACATCTGTCGCGTAAATCAGCCCATCTGTCTGCATAGCCGTGAATATCTGGACCTGTTAAGGCTATTTGCGAATTCCAATACCAAAAATCAGCACATTTCCTTTCTGATGCGACATTTTGGAAATAGTGCGGCGTGGTAATTTTACCTTTTAATCTTTGATTTCTGGTTTCGGAAAGTGGGCGGTCATAACTATTATCTACCATGCCGTTGGCTTGGAGTATATCTAATTTGCTATCTCTATCTAAATCACCCATCGCCCCACCCCAACCAAACCGATTTTCGTTGAGGATGTTGTGTTTCATGGCTGCATCGGTAAATGCTTTTTCGCCAATTTGATCGACATTTCCGCTATTCATCCACAATAAACTACCTTCGGCTTGCAGTTTTTCATGGACGTTGGAAACGTAAATATCTAATTGTCCATTATTATCGACATCTCCCAAGGAAGCATTCATCCCTTTATAGGTGTCATGACTGATTTTACCTACCAATTTCCCCCGGATTAGGTCGAATTTTTCACCTTGTTGATTAATATATAATTGGTCGGGGCCAAAGTCGTTAGCTAAATATAAATCTGTCCAGCCGTCGCCGTTTAAATCTCCTGTTCCTATATCTAATGTCCAGCGATTTCCATCGAGTCCTAAGGCTTTGACATCTTGTTTTTCTAATTTATTCCCTGTGTTGAGATAAAATAAATTCTCTCCTCCATTATCTGCATCATGCCAAGTGCGATGCATGACATTCATCATCCGGCGGTCATTGTCATACTCTGGTTGGGGTAACTGGAATATATTCAAGTAAGTAGGTTTTTCATAACCTGGTAATAATGGATTCATGGCATTACCAACCATTAAATCTAATTTGCCATCTCGATTTATATCTACAGCATTGGCAGTCAGACTAATTGTATAGTCATCAATGCCTAATTCTGCGGAAACATCAACAAATTTGGGTAGACAATGCTGTTTTTGAGATGGACATTCTTCTCGCAGGCGGTTTTGTAATAATCGTGATTTTCCATAGCCGACTGATAAGAATAAATCGGCATCGCTATCGTTATCATAATCCCACCATAAAGCGCCGGAGGGTAAGCCCTCTGTGGTTTGATGATTGACTAATTCATCTAAGGCGGGAATGGGTAAGCGGGTAAATTTAAAGTTACCTTGATTGAGGTATAAAGCGGCGCGATCGCTGTTATCTTTAAGAGGATAAGTTAAAAATATATCCTGTAATCCATCTTGGTCTACATCGGCTACGGCTACGGCATCGCCTACCGATAATAACCATTTCCCAATATGTTGTAATCTGGGATCTATTTGTTCTAAAATCTCACTTTTGTGGGTAGAAATCCCGGCTGCATCGGCGGCAATTTCTTCAAAGGTAAAATCTGTTTGAATAATATCTTTGGCTGCAACTAATTGCTGATAACCCCAAAATCCGCTGGAACCGATGAGGGTGATTAAAGTCCAACGATAGATAGGATGAAATATTTGATTAATATTTAAGGTTCTTAAATCTTTAATTTCCTGAATTTTAAACCAAATTAACCGCCCACTAAAGTAAATAAACCCTGCAATAAAGAATGTTGACAAACTCTCAAATTTATGGAGATATAAATCCAGGAGAACGATAATCAACGACATCCAAATTTGACCTTTTCTGGTCTTGGGTGATGTCGCTGGGTCGGTAATCATAAAGAATGTGAATAAATAAAACGCCGGGGAAGATAACGCCCCCATGACAATGGTTTCAGGCGGGACTAAATGCTGTGTCAAATAGCCACGAACACACAATTGTAAGGTGTAGAAAAACAAAAATGAAATGATTAAAGCTGTGCGGTTAATCCTTAAGGCAAATAGTAGTAAGGCGGCTGTAATAATAAAGATAACTATAGCTATAGAACCACCCCATTGATAAGCGGGTGCGGCACTAATTAAGCCATTTCCTAGTAATAAACTCGCAGTGATGCCAAATAATGCTGGGTTGTAAATATGTCTTCCTTTAGCTGTGAACAGATATTTTGAAGAAATGGCAAAGAAAACAGGTACTAATGGTAACCAAGAAGCATGGGCAAAATTAGTTAAAATACTTAATGAACAACCTGTAATGGCAGCACTTAAAGGAAATAGTAACTGGCGTTGTTTAAATAGCCAGTGCAGGATCATATCGAATATACAAGCCGCACTAATAATTAATAAGATTTGCGCGGGAGAACGGTTAAATCCTAAAACTGTGATTCCTAAAATAATATAAGAAATTAATATGCCTAAAATTGCTAGTCTTGGGTCAGATAAACTAGGTTTACGCTCCCATTGCCAATGAAATGGGAAATTTTCTAGTTTAATTGTAGTTATATTCATACTGCACCTATTTCTACACAAGGGACTCGTCCATCAAGTTGATGAAACGATGCTGCACCATCTGGATAATGAATAGCAAATAGTCTGCCCCCTGCGTCAATTCTTCGGTATTCTTTAAGAATTGATGTTAGCAGATCATCTGCGTGTAATCCGGCAATAAAGTAATGCCAGGGACCTTGATAGCGATCGCGATATAATTGCCGCAGTAAGGCGCGAAATATCTCTGGGCTATTGTCTGCGATCGCCACAAATGCTAAATAAAAGTAAGGTACCATCGCACCCGGAGACGGTAAGGCTTTAAGTGGTGTGACTTGGGAAAGCAGATTGTAAAAAAACCGCATCCTGGCAAATTGGGGACTGTAGCCTTCTATATGAGTTTGGCGGAAGGTGTGCTGTTCCCAAGCGGCGATAGTTCCCACTAACTCGTGATTGCGTATTGCCAGATAAAAATCTTCGGCTTTGAGTCCCCGCAGTCTGTTACTGTGAAAATCGGCAAGATCATAGTATGGTGCAAATTGTTTTTGCGATCGCCATTTCTGCACAAATGCTAAAATATCTGGTAGCATCTCTGGTTTTCCCCGTTGAAAACTTACCCCCGTCAGCTTAATTTCCGGCTTTGGTAAATCTAGATGTATGGCTGGGGAGTAAATTCGCCCCATATCATGATATTGCGGTAAGCCAGCCCGCCCACCTGTAAGATTTTTGATCGCTTGGACATTTTCTTCTAAAATGAGCGAAAAGTATAAAGAAACGGGATTTATTTCATGTAACTTTTGAAAATATTTGTATCCCCTTGCTAACAGAGTTCCTCGGCGATAATCTGGGTTTACACGTAAGTCTGCTAAATATCCCAGCTTGTCTAATTTACCATTAATAAATGCGCGATTAATCAGCCGACTACCTAAACCAATAATCTCACCAGTTCGACTATCAGTACATTTAATAACTTGTACACTTTCGCCCTGAATTTGACAACCAGAAAAATAATTTGGTTCTCGGCGAAAGCTAACAGAAATATTGCCTTCCATTCTATCCATCGCCATTCTTTGACGGAGTGCAGGATCATCTTCTGGGGTAGCGAGGGCAAATTCAAATTGACTCATTTAGATATAGCCATCCTAGATAAGATGTGAACATTTCTCTTTATTCTCTTCCTCTGTGATCTCTGTGTCTCTGTGGTTCGTTTAAAAAAATTCCGTTTATACAAGGGTGTATTTGTATGAGGAAAGAACCGCAAAGTACACATTGGCGCTAGCCTCTCCCTTTGGGAGAAGTACACAAAGAAAGAAAGAAGAAAAGTAGAAAATTCAACACAGTTTTTACAAGCAATGGTATTACTTTACTGATAAAATAATTGCGGTTTATAAGTTGTCGTCTTTGAATAGAGAGGAAGTGGAAGCCATGTTAGGATTGAGTTTAGAGGAAACAAGAGTTTATCAATAAGCAAAAGCTGAGGGTAGAGAAAAAGTATTGAAAGCAGCAGTGCCACTGTTACTAAAAACAGGGATGAGTATAGAACAAATTGCTCAACAACTCAATGTTGATGTAGAAGTTGTCCGAATTGCTGCACAGGCGAATACTGAAAACTGACAATT
This Nodularia sp. LEGE 06071 DNA region includes the following protein-coding sequences:
- a CDS encoding aromatic ring-hydroxylating oxygenase subunit alpha, which translates into the protein MFIGHRYWYIVCRSLELKQKPLSATIASIPVVIFRTASGKVAALEDRCAHRHAPLSAGKVCQESIECPYHGWQYNTDGIVNKVPALPPDCKIASNLSIKKYHCLEQDGYVWVCLADTPATPHPVKFPYLDAPGWTSFRMKTRFLAPVDACLENFLDCPHATFVHRFWFRTPKAKPVKAIVQSLADGAVAEYLEEPRESAVVWWLLSQKRTQMQHTDRFIAPATSRVDYIFSDERHYIITSSCTPIGDRLTEVHTVISFRVQPIGWLIKLFFAPLSHFIIQQDVKMMALQQANINRFPTTNYKFTQADLLLPYILKWRQSDKCNENSDSPPPPAGIEHHIDMML
- a CDS encoding FG-GAP-like repeat-containing protein is translated as MNITTIKLENFPFHWQWERKPSLSDPRLAILGILISYIILGITVLGFNRSPAQILLIISAACIFDMILHWLFKQRQLLFPLSAAITGCSLSILTNFAHASWLPLVPVFFAISSKYLFTAKGRHIYNPALFGITASLLLGNGLISAAPAYQWGGSIAIVIFIITAALLLFALRINRTALIISFLFFYTLQLCVRGYLTQHLVPPETIVMGALSSPAFYLFTFFMITDPATSPKTRKGQIWMSLIIVLLDLYLHKFESLSTFFIAGFIYFSGRLIWFKIQEIKDLRTLNINQIFHPIYRWTLITLIGSSGFWGYQQLVAAKDIIQTDFTFEEIAADAAGISTHKSEILEQIDPRLQHIGKWLLSVGDAVAVADVDQDGLQDIFLTYPLKDNSDRAALYLNQGNFKFTRLPIPALDELVNHQTTEGLPSGALWWDYDNDSDADLFLSVGYGKSRLLQNRLREECPSQKQHCLPKFVDVSAELGIDDYTISLTANAVDINRDGKLDLMVGNAMNPLLPGYEKPTYLNIFQLPQPEYDNDRRMMNVMHRTWHDADNGGENLFYLNTGNKLEKQDVKALGLDGNRWTLDIGTGDLNGDGWTDLYLANDFGPDQLYINQQGEKFDLIRGKLVGKISHDTYKGMNASLGDVDNNGQLDIYVSNVHEKLQAEGSLLWMNSGNVDQIGEKAFTDAAMKHNILNENRFGWGGAMGDLDRDSKLDILQANGMVDNSYDRPLSETRNQRLKGKITTPHYFQNVASERKCADFWYWNSQIALTGPDIHGYADRWADLRDRCIFPYEQNRVYLNQGKRFLDVASQVGWKELGNSRGIALTDLDNDGDLDALVTHQFHPVSIYRNDSAAKLWLGLDLAGNGKTCNRDAVGTQVIINSKSGKQLREVQASNGFSAQGDKRLLFGLGNSQEETIPVEIHWCGDENIQHQQLQLNQYHHLIQPNKPA